From Acinetobacter lwoffii, a single genomic window includes:
- the betI gene encoding transcriptional regulator BetI, which produces MPKVGMQPIRRQQLIDATLAAVNELGFAEASISQIAQRAGVSTGIISHYFRGKNGLIEATMRYLLQQLGKSVAQIKIQVDDLPEQRLLAIVRGNFAAPQTDKAAMKVWLAFWASSLHQPELHRLQQINHYRLHSNLKYEFMKKLNKDQAEKAAQGLAALIDGFWLRGALVNGEIDPELPIELCSEYIRQQLK; this is translated from the coding sequence ATGCCCAAAGTTGGTATGCAACCGATCCGTCGTCAGCAACTGATCGATGCCACCTTAGCTGCAGTGAATGAGCTAGGTTTTGCAGAAGCTTCAATTAGTCAAATTGCTCAGAGGGCAGGTGTCTCAACCGGCATCATAAGTCATTATTTTCGAGGTAAAAATGGCTTGATTGAAGCCACAATGCGTTACTTATTACAGCAATTGGGTAAATCTGTTGCACAGATAAAGATACAGGTTGATGACTTACCGGAGCAGCGCTTGTTAGCGATCGTACGTGGTAATTTTGCTGCTCCACAAACGGACAAGGCAGCCATGAAAGTCTGGTTGGCATTCTGGGCTAGCAGTTTGCACCAACCTGAATTACACCGTTTACAGCAGATCAATCATTACCGCTTACATTCCAACCTTAAATATGAATTCATGAAAAAGTTGAATAAAGACCAGGCAGAGAAAGCCGCTCAAGGTCTGGCAGCATTGATTGACGGATTCTGGTTAAGAGGTGCTTTGGTAAATGGCGAAATTGACCCAGAACTGCCGATTGAACTGTGTAGTGAATATATCCGGCAACAACTCAAATAA
- a CDS encoding OsmC domain/YcaO domain-containing protein: MEIKVNYLDNLRQEAKFDDFTVIADQPIRYKGDGSAPGPFDYFLASSALCAAYFVKVYCAARDIPTDNIRLSQNNIVDPENRYKQIFKIQVELPADISEKDRQGILRSIDRCTVKKVIQTGPEFVIEEVESIDADAQALLMPSLASDHTTFIPGKDLPLEETIANMSAILAGLGMKIEIASWRNIVPNVWSLHIRDAQSPMCFTNGKGSTKESALASALGEFIERLNCNFFYNDQFWGEDIANAEFVHYPDEKWFQPGPNGELPAEVLDEHTREIYDPEDELLGIHLYDTNSGNKARGICSLPFVRQSDGETVYFPSNLIENLYLSNGMSAGNTLAEAQVQCLSEIFERAVKREILEGELALPDVPEHVLAKYPKIVEGIKGLEEQGFPVLVKDASLGGQFPVMCVTLMNPRTGGVFASFGAHPNFEVALERSLTELLQGRSFEGLNDLPKPTFSSNAVTEPNNFVEHFIDSSGVVSWRFFSAKSDYDFVEWDFTNNGQNSNADEAQELFTILEDMGHEVYMAVYQHLGATACRILVPGYSEIYLVEDLVWDNTNKALLYREDILNLHRLDDEQLEALVERLEEADEDDYTEIKTLIGIEFDENTEWGQLTILELKLLIYVALQQFEEAKDLVEQFLQFNTNTVERGLFYQCMNVVLEVILDDEMELEDYEHNFRRMFGDARMDAVLGSIEGTVRFYGLTETNMQLEGLDRHLRLIDSYKKLHAARAKFVAQQ; this comes from the coding sequence ATGGAAATTAAGGTCAATTATCTCGATAATCTTCGCCAGGAAGCCAAGTTCGATGACTTCACGGTGATTGCCGATCAGCCGATCCGCTATAAAGGCGATGGTTCGGCACCCGGCCCATTCGATTATTTTCTGGCGTCATCAGCACTTTGTGCGGCTTATTTTGTCAAAGTCTATTGCGCAGCACGTGACATTCCGACTGATAATATCCGCCTTTCGCAAAACAATATTGTTGATCCTGAAAACCGCTATAAACAGATTTTTAAAATTCAGGTGGAACTGCCGGCTGATATTTCTGAAAAAGACCGCCAAGGGATTTTACGTTCGATTGATCGTTGTACTGTCAAGAAAGTAATTCAAACCGGTCCTGAATTTGTCATTGAAGAAGTGGAAAGCATTGATGCGGATGCTCAAGCTTTATTGATGCCAAGTCTGGCTTCTGATCATACGACTTTCATTCCAGGTAAAGACCTGCCGCTGGAAGAAACCATTGCCAATATGTCTGCCATTCTGGCAGGCCTCGGCATGAAGATTGAAATTGCGTCTTGGCGTAATATCGTGCCGAATGTCTGGTCATTGCATATTCGTGATGCGCAGTCGCCAATGTGCTTTACCAACGGTAAAGGTTCGACCAAAGAAAGTGCGCTGGCATCTGCCTTGGGCGAATTTATTGAGCGTCTGAACTGTAACTTCTTCTATAACGACCAGTTCTGGGGTGAGGATATTGCCAATGCCGAATTTGTGCATTATCCAGATGAAAAATGGTTCCAGCCAGGTCCAAATGGCGAACTACCTGCAGAAGTTTTAGATGAACATACCCGTGAAATTTATGATCCTGAAGATGAATTATTGGGTATCCATCTTTACGACACCAACTCTGGTAATAAAGCACGTGGCATCTGTTCATTGCCATTTGTACGTCAGTCTGATGGTGAAACCGTTTATTTCCCGTCGAATCTGATCGAAAACCTTTACTTAAGTAACGGGATGAGTGCCGGCAATACCTTGGCTGAAGCGCAAGTACAATGTCTGTCTGAAATTTTCGAGCGTGCTGTTAAACGCGAAATTCTGGAAGGTGAACTGGCACTACCGGATGTGCCTGAACATGTTCTGGCAAAATATCCAAAAATTGTTGAAGGCATTAAAGGCCTAGAAGAACAGGGCTTCCCGGTTCTGGTCAAAGATGCATCTTTAGGCGGTCAGTTCCCGGTCATGTGTGTCACCCTGATGAACCCGCGTACTGGCGGTGTATTTGCCTCATTCGGTGCCCATCCTAACTTTGAAGTGGCATTAGAACGCAGTCTGACTGAGTTATTGCAAGGCCGTAGTTTTGAAGGTCTGAATGATCTGCCAAAACCAACCTTTAGCAGTAATGCCGTGACTGAACCAAATAACTTCGTCGAGCATTTCATCGACTCGAGCGGTGTAGTGTCTTGGCGTTTCTTCAGCGCGAAATCAGATTATGATTTTGTCGAGTGGGATTTCACTAATAACGGTCAAAATTCGAATGCGGACGAAGCTCAGGAATTATTCACGATTCTGGAAGACATGGGCCATGAAGTTTATATGGCGGTGTATCAGCATCTAGGTGCAACAGCTTGCCGTATTCTGGTACCGGGCTATTCGGAAATTTATCTGGTAGAAGATCTGGTTTGGGACAATACCAACAAGGCTTTGTTATATCGTGAAGATATCCTGAATCTGCACCGTCTGGATGATGAACAATTGGAAGCATTGGTTGAGCGTCTGGAAGAAGCAGATGAGGATGACTATACCGAAATCAAAACCTTGATCGGTATCGAGTTCGATGAAAATACTGAATGGGGCCAACTCACTATTCTTGAACTGAAACTACTGATTTATGTGGCTTTGCAGCAATTTGAAGAAGCCAAAGATCTGGTTGAGCAGTTCCTGCAGTTCAATACCAATACCGTTGAACGTGGCCTGTTCTACCAGTGCATGAATGTCGTTCTGGAAGTCATTCTGGATGATGAAATGGAACTGGAAGATTATGAACACAACTTCCGTCGTATGTTTGGTGATGCCCGTATGGATGCCGTTTTAGGTTCAATTGAAGGAACAGTCCGTTTCTATGGTTTGACCGAAACCAACATGCAGCTAGAAGGGCTGGATCGTCATTTGCGCCTGATTGACAGTTACAAGAAACTGCATGCGGCGCGTGCAAAGTTTGTGGCTCAGCAATAA
- a CDS encoding electron transfer flavoprotein-ubiquinone oxidoreductase yields MEDITRESMEFDVVIVGAGPAGLSAAIKIRQLAIENNLNDLSVCVVEKGSEVGAHILSGAVLEPRAMNELFPDWKEQSAPLNVPVTEDKTFFLLSDEKSQEAPHWMVPKTMHNDGNYVISLGNVVRWLGQKAEELEVSIFPGFAASEILYHADGTVKGIQTGDMGIGKDGEPTHNFTPGYELHAKYTLFAEGCRGHLGKRLIQKFNLDKDADPQHYGIGIKELWEIDPAKHKPGLVMHGAGWPLSETGSSGGWWLYHAENNQVTLGMIVDLSYTNPHMYPFMEMQRWKTHPLIKQYLEGGKRISYGARAVTKGGFNSLPKFTFPGGSLIGDDAGFLNFAKIKGSHTAMKSGMLCGEAVFEAIAAGVQQGGDLAIARVVEGEDFFVKELTAYTDKFNNSWLKEELYNSRNFGPAMHKFGQWIGGAFNFIDQNVFKVPFTLHDLVQDHAALKTQAAESFKPTYPKPDGKLTFDRLSSVFVSNTVHEENQPAHLKLTDASIPVEVNLPTWDEPAQRYCPAGVYEIMENNDGSKRFQINAANCVHCKTCDIKEPSQNITWVTPEGGGGPNYPNM; encoded by the coding sequence ATGGAAGATATAACAAGAGAATCGATGGAGTTTGACGTCGTCATCGTAGGCGCAGGCCCTGCGGGTCTTTCTGCTGCGATCAAAATCCGTCAGCTTGCAATTGAAAACAACTTAAACGATTTGTCCGTTTGTGTCGTAGAAAAAGGCTCCGAAGTCGGTGCACATATTCTGTCTGGTGCGGTACTTGAACCGCGTGCCATGAACGAGTTGTTCCCGGACTGGAAAGAACAAAGTGCCCCGCTGAATGTCCCGGTGACTGAAGATAAAACCTTCTTCCTGCTGTCAGATGAAAAATCACAGGAAGCACCGCACTGGATGGTGCCTAAAACCATGCATAACGATGGCAACTATGTCATCTCGCTCGGCAACGTGGTGCGCTGGTTAGGCCAGAAAGCCGAAGAACTCGAAGTATCGATCTTCCCGGGCTTTGCGGCATCAGAAATTCTGTATCATGCCGATGGCACAGTCAAAGGCATCCAAACCGGTGACATGGGCATTGGTAAAGATGGCGAACCGACGCATAACTTTACCCCGGGTTATGAACTGCATGCCAAATACACGTTATTTGCTGAAGGTTGCCGCGGTCACTTAGGTAAGCGTTTAATCCAGAAGTTCAACCTGGACAAGGATGCTGATCCGCAACACTACGGTATCGGCATTAAAGAGTTGTGGGAAATCGATCCTGCCAAGCACAAACCGGGTCTGGTGATGCATGGTGCCGGTTGGCCACTTTCTGAAACCGGTTCTTCAGGCGGCTGGTGGCTCTACCACGCGGAAAACAACCAGGTGACCCTGGGCATGATCGTGGATCTGTCCTATACCAACCCCCACATGTATCCGTTCATGGAAATGCAGCGCTGGAAAACCCATCCATTAATTAAGCAATATCTCGAAGGTGGCAAGCGTATTTCCTATGGTGCCCGTGCCGTGACCAAAGGTGGTTTTAACTCGCTACCAAAATTCACCTTCCCGGGCGGCTCATTGATTGGTGATGATGCCGGCTTCCTGAACTTTGCCAAGATCAAAGGCTCACATACTGCAATGAAGTCCGGCATGCTCTGCGGTGAAGCGGTGTTTGAAGCAATTGCGGCCGGTGTACAACAAGGCGGTGATCTGGCGATTGCACGTGTTGTAGAGGGTGAAGATTTCTTTGTCAAAGAACTCACCGCGTATACCGATAAGTTTAACAACAGCTGGCTGAAAGAAGAGCTCTATAACTCGCGTAACTTCGGTCCTGCGATGCACAAGTTCGGTCAATGGATCGGTGGTGCCTTTAACTTTATCGACCAGAACGTGTTTAAAGTTCCATTCACTTTACATGATCTGGTTCAGGACCATGCTGCGCTAAAAACCCAGGCAGCTGAAAGCTTCAAGCCGACCTATCCAAAACCGGATGGCAAGCTGACCTTTGACCGTCTGTCTTCAGTGTTTGTCTCGAATACGGTCCATGAAGAGAACCAGCCAGCGCACTTGAAACTGACCGATGCTTCGATTCCGGTGGAAGTCAACCTGCCGACATGGGATGAACCTGCGCAGCGTTACTGCCCGGCGGGTGTCTATGAAATCATGGAAAATAATGACGGTTCGAAACGTTTCCAGATCAATGCAGCCAACTGTGTGCACTGCAAGACCTGTGACATCAAGGAACCGTCCCAGAACATCACCTGGGTAACACCGGAAGGTGGTGGTGGTCCGAATTACCCGAATATGTAA
- the betB gene encoding betaine-aldehyde dehydrogenase produces the protein MTTFKLQRPYIHGQYVDATSNSTFQTINPATGEILADVQVCTRKDIDRAVESAQQGQKVWAEMTAIQRSRILNKAVAILRERNDELARLESLDSGKAFSETSTVDIATGADVLEYYAGILPALEGQQIPLRSSSFVYTRREPLGVVAGIGAWNYPIQIALWKSAPALAAGNAMIFKASEITPLTALKLAEIYTEAGVPHGVFNVVTGSGDIGGYLTSHPDIAKVSFTGGVATGKKVMAQAANSSLKEVTMELGGKSPLIICEDADLDLAADIAMMANFYSSGQVCTNGTRVFIPLALKAKFEDKILQRIPYIRMGDPLDPETNFGPVSSFSHMEKVLGYIEQGKIEGARLLCGGGRAEDEQFAQGAYVLPTVFTDCRDDMTIVREEIFGPVMSILSYDSEEEAIRRANDTEYGLAAGVVTPNLARAHRIIHQIEAGICWINTWGESPAEMPVGGYKHSGVGRENGIVTLQQYTQTKSVQVELSPFQSVFSA, from the coding sequence TTGACAACATTCAAACTGCAACGTCCTTATATTCATGGACAATATGTCGATGCAACGTCCAATAGCACGTTTCAAACGATTAATCCTGCAACAGGCGAAATTCTGGCAGACGTGCAGGTATGTACGCGAAAAGATATCGATCGCGCTGTTGAATCGGCACAACAAGGACAAAAAGTCTGGGCAGAAATGACGGCGATTCAACGTTCCCGTATTTTGAACAAGGCTGTTGCCATCCTCCGTGAACGTAATGACGAGCTGGCGCGTTTAGAAAGTCTCGACAGTGGTAAAGCTTTCAGTGAAACATCCACCGTCGATATTGCGACAGGTGCAGATGTACTTGAATACTATGCAGGTATTTTGCCAGCATTAGAAGGTCAGCAAATCCCACTCAGAAGCAGTTCATTTGTCTATACCCGACGTGAACCTTTGGGTGTGGTCGCCGGGATTGGTGCATGGAATTACCCGATTCAGATCGCATTATGGAAATCTGCACCTGCACTGGCAGCAGGCAATGCCATGATCTTTAAAGCCAGTGAAATCACGCCATTAACTGCATTAAAACTGGCAGAAATTTATACAGAAGCCGGTGTGCCACATGGTGTATTTAATGTGGTGACCGGTAGTGGTGACATTGGTGGCTATCTGACTTCACATCCGGACATAGCCAAAGTTTCATTTACCGGTGGTGTCGCAACCGGCAAAAAAGTCATGGCCCAAGCTGCAAATTCCAGCCTGAAAGAAGTCACCATGGAGCTGGGCGGAAAATCCCCGCTGATTATCTGTGAAGATGCCGATCTGGATCTGGCGGCAGATATAGCCATGATGGCTAACTTCTACAGTTCTGGTCAGGTCTGTACCAATGGAACCCGGGTATTTATCCCTTTGGCCTTGAAAGCAAAATTTGAAGACAAGATTTTGCAGCGTATTCCTTATATCCGTATGGGGGATCCACTTGATCCTGAGACCAATTTTGGTCCAGTGTCCAGCTTCTCTCATATGGAAAAAGTGCTGGGCTATATTGAACAGGGCAAGATCGAAGGTGCACGCTTATTGTGTGGTGGCGGCCGTGCTGAAGATGAGCAGTTTGCCCAAGGCGCTTATGTGCTACCAACGGTATTTACCGATTGCCGTGACGACATGACGATTGTCCGTGAAGAAATTTTTGGTCCAGTCATGAGTATTCTGAGTTATGACTCAGAAGAAGAGGCGATTCGTCGTGCCAATGATACCGAATATGGTTTGGCAGCTGGTGTCGTGACACCGAATCTGGCACGTGCGCATCGTATTATTCATCAAATCGAAGCCGGCATTTGCTGGATCAATACCTGGGGCGAATCACCGGCAGAAATGCCTGTCGGTGGCTATAAACATTCAGGTGTCGGTCGCGAAAACGGTATTGTCACGCTACAGCAATATACCCAGACCAAGTCGGTGCAAGTTGAACTTAGTCCTTTCCAGTCTGTATTTAGCGCATAA
- a CDS encoding choline transporter, giving the protein MQKKNEQMQDGLNKVVFYFSATLILLFSIITILFNEQANQVIINILNWVSRTFSWYYLLAATLYLVFIVFIACSRYGEIKLGPKHSKPEFSLLSWSAMLFSAGIGIDLMFFSVAEPLSHYMNPPVGEGETFEAARQSMVWTLFHYGLTGWSMYALIGVALGYFSYRYNLPLTIRSALYPIFGKKINGPIGHTVDTAAVLGTIFGIATTCGIGVVQLNYGLHVLFDLPENIWIQTALIAVAVIITIISVTAGVNKGIRILSEINIYVSIGLLLFILFVGNTEFLLAALIQNFGDYISQFPKLSLTSFPFEQPKEWMNSWTLFFWAWWIAWSPFVGLFLARISRGRTIREFVTGTLVIPLLFTLTWLSIFGNSALYSVIFDGNTQLATTVLENPAHGFYDLLAQYPGFMFTAGVATITGLLFYVTSADSGALVLGNFTTKFTNIEHDSPRWLSVFWAIAIGLLTLAMLMANGVTALQNTTIIMGLPFSFVIFFVMAGLYKSLRLEDFRQASTSLNAAPVVGNVDILNWKKRLSRVMLHPSLSQTLTMLDNVCKPAIEAVATELIDKGIQVNIQEKSLEEEPELYHLDLTIQLDEEENFVYEIWPVRYDTPNFSSRGKRTKRYYYRLESYLFEGSQGNDLVGYSKEQVINDILDKYERHMMYLHINRISPGKRPLFPDREI; this is encoded by the coding sequence ATGCAAAAGAAAAATGAACAGATGCAAGATGGTCTGAATAAAGTAGTTTTTTATTTTTCGGCGACACTTATTCTGCTGTTTTCTATCATTACCATTTTATTTAATGAACAAGCCAATCAAGTCATTATTAATATTTTAAACTGGGTTAGTCGTACCTTTAGCTGGTATTACCTGCTGGCGGCCACGCTGTATCTGGTTTTTATCGTCTTTATCGCCTGCTCACGTTATGGCGAGATTAAATTAGGCCCCAAACATTCCAAGCCAGAATTTAGCCTGCTGAGTTGGTCGGCGATGCTATTTTCTGCCGGAATCGGGATTGACCTGATGTTTTTCTCGGTAGCGGAACCACTTTCCCACTATATGAATCCGCCTGTAGGTGAAGGCGAAACCTTCGAAGCTGCGCGCCAGTCCATGGTGTGGACCCTATTTCACTACGGTTTAACCGGCTGGAGTATGTATGCGCTGATTGGGGTCGCGCTAGGTTATTTCAGCTATCGCTACAATTTACCGCTCACCATACGATCGGCACTTTATCCGATCTTTGGTAAAAAAATTAATGGTCCAATTGGCCATACTGTGGATACGGCTGCAGTACTCGGCACAATTTTCGGTATTGCCACGACATGCGGAATTGGCGTTGTGCAATTAAATTATGGCCTGCATGTGCTGTTTGATTTACCGGAAAATATCTGGATTCAAACTGCACTCATCGCTGTTGCTGTGATTATTACTATTATTTCAGTCACTGCCGGTGTCAATAAAGGCATCCGGATCCTGTCTGAAATTAATATCTATGTGTCAATTGGGCTGCTGCTATTCATTCTGTTTGTAGGCAATACCGAGTTTTTATTAGCCGCCTTGATTCAAAATTTTGGTGACTATATCAGCCAGTTCCCGAAACTTTCTTTAACCAGTTTTCCTTTTGAACAACCGAAAGAGTGGATGAATAGCTGGACCCTGTTCTTCTGGGCATGGTGGATCGCCTGGTCACCTTTTGTTGGTCTGTTCCTGGCCCGTATTTCCCGTGGTCGTACCATTCGCGAATTTGTCACCGGGACTTTGGTTATTCCTCTGTTATTTACCCTGACCTGGTTGTCTATTTTCGGTAACAGTGCTTTATACAGCGTGATTTTTGATGGTAATACTCAACTTGCTACGACAGTTTTAGAAAATCCGGCACATGGTTTTTATGATCTGCTGGCGCAGTATCCAGGCTTTATGTTTACTGCAGGTGTCGCCACCATTACCGGCTTACTGTTCTATGTGACCTCAGCGGACTCGGGGGCATTGGTATTGGGAAATTTCACGACCAAATTCACTAATATTGAACATGATTCACCGCGCTGGCTGAGTGTGTTCTGGGCCATTGCCATCGGTTTGCTGACTTTGGCAATGCTCATGGCGAATGGCGTAACAGCATTACAGAACACCACGATTATTATGGGCCTGCCTTTTAGTTTCGTGATTTTCTTTGTGATGGCCGGACTGTATAAGTCCTTGCGTCTGGAGGATTTTCGGCAGGCCAGTACCAGTCTGAATGCTGCGCCTGTGGTCGGTAATGTGGATATCCTGAACTGGAAGAAGCGTCTGAGCCGGGTCATGCTGCATCCAAGCCTGTCCCAGACCCTGACCATGCTGGATAATGTTTGCAAACCAGCCATTGAGGCCGTTGCAACCGAGTTAATTGACAAAGGCATTCAAGTAAATATTCAGGAAAAATCGCTTGAGGAAGAACCTGAACTGTATCACCTGGATCTGACCATTCAGCTCGATGAAGAAGAAAACTTTGTCTATGAAATATGGCCGGTACGCTATGACACGCCAAATTTCAGTTCACGTGGTAAACGAACCAAACGTTATTACTATCGTCTGGAAAGTTATCTGTTTGAAGGCTCTCAGGGCAACGATCTGGTCGGTTATAGTAAGGAACAGGTGATCAATGACATCCTGGATAAATATGAACGCCATATGATGTATCTGCATATTAACCGGATCAGCCCA
- the betA gene encoding choline dehydrogenase, with product MNYDYIIIGAGSAGNVLAARLTEDPDVKVLLLEAGGPDYRLDFRTQMPAALAYPLQGRRYNWAYLTDPEPHMNNRRMECGRGKGLGGSSLINGMCYIRGNAMDLEQWASLKGLEHWSYAECLPYYKKAETRDIGGNDYHGDSGPVSVATPKNGNNELFHAMVEAGVQAGYPRTDDLNGYQQEGFGPMDRTVTPQGRRSSTARGYLDIAKGRDNLTIITHAMTNRILFNRNQAIGVEYFEGQNTLQPIQVFADREVLLCAGAIASPQILQRSGVGPAELLKSLDIPVVQDLPGVGENLQDHLEMYLQYKCKKPVSLYPALKWYNQPMIGAEWLFLGKGIGASNQFEAGGFIRSSDEFEWPNIQYHFLPVAINYNGTNAIHEHGFQAHVGSMRSPSRGRVRLKSKDPFEHPSILFNYMSTEQDWREFRDAIRITREIMNQPALDPYRGEEISPGKNLQTDAEIDEFVRNHAETAYHPSCSCKMGEDDMAVVDGYGHVHGMQGLRVIDASIMPLIITGNLNATTIMIAEKLADHIRGKPALAPSSAPFYKAPRA from the coding sequence ATGAATTACGACTATATTATTATCGGTGCAGGTTCGGCAGGGAATGTACTCGCAGCGCGTTTAACTGAAGATCCGGATGTGAAAGTCCTATTGCTGGAAGCAGGTGGGCCGGATTACCGTCTAGACTTCAGAACACAAATGCCTGCTGCATTGGCTTATCCATTACAGGGACGACGCTATAACTGGGCCTATCTGACCGATCCCGAACCTCATATGAATAATCGTCGTATGGAGTGCGGGCGCGGAAAAGGTCTGGGCGGTTCTTCATTAATTAACGGCATGTGTTACATTCGCGGTAATGCTATGGATCTTGAACAGTGGGCCAGCCTGAAGGGGCTAGAACACTGGAGCTATGCTGAATGTCTGCCGTATTATAAAAAAGCTGAAACGCGCGATATTGGCGGCAATGATTATCATGGTGATTCTGGACCGGTTTCGGTGGCAACACCTAAAAATGGCAATAATGAACTGTTCCATGCCATGGTCGAGGCAGGTGTACAGGCCGGTTATCCACGTACTGATGACCTGAATGGCTATCAGCAGGAAGGTTTTGGGCCGATGGACCGTACTGTAACGCCGCAAGGCCGTCGTTCCAGTACAGCACGTGGTTATCTCGATATAGCCAAAGGCCGGGATAATCTCACGATTATTACCCACGCCATGACCAACCGTATTCTGTTTAATCGTAATCAGGCGATTGGTGTGGAATATTTTGAAGGACAAAATACCTTACAGCCGATTCAGGTCTTTGCAGACCGTGAAGTATTGCTATGTGCAGGTGCAATTGCCTCGCCGCAAATCCTGCAACGCTCCGGTGTAGGTCCGGCCGAACTGTTAAAAAGTCTGGATATTCCGGTGGTTCAGGACCTGCCGGGTGTGGGTGAAAACCTGCAAGACCATCTGGAAATGTACTTACAATATAAGTGCAAAAAACCGGTCAGCTTATACCCAGCATTAAAATGGTATAACCAGCCCATGATTGGCGCAGAATGGTTATTCCTGGGTAAAGGCATTGGTGCCAGCAACCAGTTTGAAGCGGGTGGCTTTATCCGTTCTTCGGATGAGTTTGAATGGCCAAACATCCAGTATCACTTCCTGCCAGTGGCGATTAACTATAATGGGACCAATGCTATTCATGAACACGGCTTCCAGGCTCATGTCGGTTCCATGCGTTCACCATCTCGTGGTCGGGTTCGCCTGAAATCCAAAGATCCGTTTGAACATCCAAGTATTCTGTTCAACTATATGAGTACTGAACAGGACTGGCGCGAATTCCGTGATGCCATCCGTATTACCCGTGAAATTATGAATCAGCCCGCCCTGGATCCCTATCGTGGTGAAGAAATCAGTCCGGGCAAAAATCTGCAAACTGATGCAGAAATTGATGAATTTGTTCGTAATCATGCAGAAACAGCGTATCATCCGTCCTGTAGCTGTAAAATGGGTGAGGATGACATGGCGGTTGTCGATGGTTATGGACACGTACATGGAATGCAGGGGTTGCGTGTGATTGACGCCTCGATTATGCCTTTGATCATTACCGGTAACCTCAATGCAACTACGATTATGATCGCTGAAAAACTGGCAGACCATATTCGTGGCAAACCTGCTCTTGCGCCTTCATCGGCACCTTTTTACAAGGCGCCTCGCGCTTAA